TAAGGCGGGTATTTGCCAAGAGTACTATCGACTTTGAGCATTTGTGCCTTCTCAACCCCTGGATAGCGCTGCTGCACGCTGATATGGTGCTAGACTGCCTCCGTACCTGGAAAATTGCCCCCCAGGAAGTGGATTGTATCGCCAGTCACGGTCAAACGGTATTTCACGCCCCCAAAAGCCAGCACGGCAAACCAGATTTTCCAAACGCCACGCTTCAAATTGGTGATGGCGACCATGTGGCCGTACGCACTGGCATTCTGACAATTAGCGACTTTCGTCAAAAGCACGTGGCCGCTGGGGGCGAAGGCGCGCCGCTGGCCGTGTACGGCGACTATCTATTGTTCTCCAAAGCTGGGGAAGACCGCATCCTACTCAATATGGGCGGCATCGCCAACTTCACTTTTCTGCCCGGCTCCCTTGATGTAGGCGCGATGTTCTCGACCGACGTTGGTCCCGGAAATACGCTGCTCGACGCCTTCACCCAGCTTTATTTCCCCGACAAAAGCTATGACGTTGACGGCGCCATCGCAGCCCAAGGTCAGGTACACGAACCGCTCCTACGCGCATTGCTCGACCATCCATTTTTCGCCGCAGACTTCCCAAAAACAACTGGCCCTGAGTTATTTAGTCGCGATTACGTAGTGCAGGCCCAGCAACGCAGTGGCTCCGCTGGCCTCTCCCCTGCCGATCTGCTGGCCACACTCGTCGAATTTAGCGCAGCGGGCATTGTAAGGGCTATTCGACGCTGCTTTCCAACCTCCGATGCACCGCTGACAGTTTATGCCAGCGGTGGTGGTATGCACAATCCCGTGCTTATGAATACGTTGCGTCTCCAACTTCCGAACTGCCGTTTTCTTACTACTCACGACTTAGGTATTCATCCCGACGCGAAAGAAGCTGTGCTGTTTGCCGTGCTTGCAAATGAAAGCCTAGCCGGAAGCAACGCTCCGCTCGGTAACAGCCGACCAGGTATTCCGGCGGTATCGATGGGCAAAATTTCGTTTGCGAAGTAGCTGCTGTTTGCTGTATTAATTACTGGTTTACTTCGTGCGCACCGGCGTTTAGCGTCAGGCAGGCCAGATACTGCTGCTGATCATCCTCTGCAATGATTTCTAACTCGAAGCCGGCTTCTTCGGCATAATCCTGCAGAATGCTGGCTTCCACAAAAAGCCACGGAAAAGGCGCGCCCCTTTCGCCCTCATACGTCATGGCGTAATCTATCTCGCCGTAATAAGGACCGTTCAAATCAATGAGCAGTGCGCCCTCTTCGTCTTCATATAGATAGGCGACGTCCGATGATGTGGCTAAAATTTGCCCCCCAGGTGCCAGAAAACTGCGCGCGTGCTTTAGAAAACGCGCCAAGCCTTCGAGTGTGCCCACCAAGCCTAAGCCATTCATCAGCATCAGTATGGTATCGAACTGCTCGCCGGTAGCCGGAATGTCAAAGAGGTTGTGATGGGCTACCTCGCGCACGCCTCGTTCCACCATCACCTGCACCGCGCCAGCCGATACGTCGAGGGCGCGCACCGAAAATCCTCGGTTTTGTAATTCTAATGCGTGTGCTCCCGCACCGGCTCCTAAGTCCAACACTCTGCCTCGACATTCCTCCAGAGCACGGCGCTCTAATTCAGGCATTTCCCAAAGCGACCGAAAAAAATAACTAGCGGGCAAAGGCTCATCTTCGCTCACATTGGTGTGCACCGTAAGCGTAGCAGATTTATCGCCGCGCAAATACGCAGTTAATGCGCGACCTAGCGGATCAGAGTTAGCGGAAGACGTCATAAGTTGATGATACGCGCAGTTGCTCTAAGGAGATATAAATTATTTACAAGCTGCAACACACTTTAGCGGGCCGAAATCGGGATAAATCAGCAGCTAGCTATGTTTGCTTTTTTATTAACACGAGTGGAAATTCAGCTTTATTTTTACTGATATTTCAGAAATCTGAATAGTGTAAGGGCATAACTATCAGTGAAATTTCATCGTTTTCAGAGCCTTGCTTATTATTTTATTGCAACGAAAAACTCTTGTATAACGATGAAAATTTATGAAAGAAGCCCCGGTCTAGCTGAAAGACCGGGGCTTCTTAATTCTATACGATTAACGGCGTAATTACTCAGCCGTAGCCTCTTTACGTGGGCGTCCACGACGGCCGCCGGTTCCAGTGCCAGCAGCGCGGGGCTTGCGCTCTTTGCGCTCTGGGGTATAAGAAGGATCCAGCAACGCATTGGTTTCGCTGATAAGGCTGGTTAGCTTTTCCATATTCTTACGAACCTGGGCTAATACCATCTCATTGTCTTCTGCATTTTGGAGAAGTTGCTGTAGTTTGTTTAAATCTGCTGCGGCCATTTTAGGAGAATTTGAAAGAGGAATAAATTAATTTCTTAGGCAAAAGAAAACATTAAATACGACACCAACAAAAAATAAAATTAATGCCACTGCTTTCCTACGAGTAGCTATTGATAAAGGATACATTATTCTTCAATAGGTGAGATATGACGCTATAAGTTAGTTATCAACTATACTTAATGTCGAAAATAAATAATCAGTCATCTAAGATTTCAAGTTAATTTTCTGGTGCCTAAGATTCGTTGCAAATACGATATTCATGTATCAATATCGCATCCTTGCCTTCCCGGTTTGCGTTGAAATGACTACACCACTTTCATTTTTCCTATTATGGCCAGCAACCTTGATTACCTGAATCCGGCGCTTATTCCACTCGAAGAAAAAGTCAAAGCCTATTTGGAAGCCGAGGAAGAACTGGAAAAGGCTCAGATAGAGGCTCGTTCGCTGGCAACCACCAATTTGCCCCCCACTGCCGACGGCTTCGAGCAACGCCCACCCACCGGTAGCTTCGATCAGCAATCGGATGAACTGCAGCAGCGCCTCAACAACATGATCACTGACTTAGATCTGCTTCGTCAAGAGATTATTGAGCTTTTACCCGTCCGCGACGAATTTGTAAAAGTTAATCTGGGCTATGGCCCCAGCCGCGTGGGTGCCTTCACCGTTCCGAGCGCCCCTGGTACCGAAACTAAGTATCATCTTCGGGTAATTCATTAGTCACGAAGTAGCGAGCGCAAAAAAGCCCCCAGGTATATCTGGGGGGCTTTTTTGCGCTCGCTACTTCGTGGGACACAAGAAAATGAGGAACAAAAAAAGGCCCCGCTTAGCGAGGCCCCTTTCCACAACCAAAACACCTAAAAAAACTATTCTTTCGGATATGTTTTAAGCAAGCATCGGGCCAGAAACAGCCGTCTTTTCATTTTCTCTAATTACTTATTTTAAAATATCATGTAATAAATTATGAATTGAATTATTAAATCATTCATAATTTCTGGGAGTAAAATTAAGGATATAAGTTTCTTTAGAATATTTTATACTGACCTGGAAGGCAAGCGATTACCAGAACAAATATCCAGCATTTTTCCAGCAAAATGCAATTTAAGGCCATTTTTCGGAACCTTCTTTGCTCTAATTAAAAATCAATTCAACTATTCTTTTATCGTTCATGAAAACAACTCTTACCCCCTTCAACAGTCGGTCGGATACTGTTCGAAAGCTATTACGAATAGCTAGTGCGTCACTATTCCTATTATCGTTTGGGCAGCGAGCACAAGCACAGTTTCCACGAGTAGAGTCATTTAAGAATGGCACTGCTAACGGTTTTGACTTGTTTGGTACTGCTATCCTTACAGGTACTGGCACCACTGGCGGTACTGGCTATCTGCGCCTCACTGATGCGGTCGGTAATCAAGCTGGAACAGCTATTGACCAAGGCGCATTCCCTGCTCCCCAAGGATTCAGTATTTCTTTTGAGTTCTTTTCCTACGGCAAAACCTCTACTACTGGTGCTGATGGGTTTAGCGTCTACTTGATTGATGGTAACACTAGCACGTTCCGTATTGGTGCCGATGGCGGCTCCCTCGGTTACGCACAGCGTGTTAGAGATGCTAACGCACCCACCGTTATAACCCCGGGCGTATCAAATGGCTACGTGGGCATCGGCATCGATGAGTTTGGCAACTTTTCTAATGCCAGCGAAGGCCGTTCAGGTGGTTTAGTTGCTAGTGGCCTTACCGCCAATGCCATTACCATTCGTGGTAAGGGTAATGGAACGGCTGCAACAGAATACCCATACCTTGCTAGCAGTGGTCAGTTAGGTTTCGACTTGGACGTAGCGACAGCGCGAGCACAGGAGACAAGCGGAGATTACCGCCGTGCTTTCATTGATTTTATTCCTTTCACCAATACGAATGGCACAACGGCTTATCGCATTACGGTTCGCATTCAGCACGGCACATCGGTAACCACTGCTTTAAGCAATATTGAGTTACCGCCTCCGCCACCCACTCTCCGTATCGGTTTTTCGGGTTCTACTGGTGGCTCAAACAACGTGCATGAGATTCGCAACCTAGCTATTGTGCGCCCAACCATCGCCAATAATGATCGGTTTGGCACACGCTACGGAACTGCGGCTTCGTTCGACCTAACTACCAACGATGAAGCACCCGGTAGCAGCCTAGATCGGGCTACTGTAGATTTGAACCCTGCTACTTCTGCTGTTGAGCAAACCTTAACTGTTGCAGGTAAAGGCACTTTCACCGTAAACGCACAAGGAGTCGTCACCTTTAGCGCCCTCAATACCTTTGCAGGCGTCGTCACTATTCCTTATACCATCCGTGACATTCTAGGCACTCTCTCTAATCAAGCCACCATTACGGTAGACGTTAGCGGAGCCGACTTAGCAAGTAGCGTCAGCGGTCCAACTACTGCTAACCCAAATTCTCAAGTAACATATTCAGTTAGCACTACCAATCTTGGTCTGGAAACAGCTAATAATGTTGTTCCTACGCTGCGGCTGCCTTCAACTGCAACTGGTGTTAGCCTACCTGCAGGTGCTACGATTGCAACTGTGGGCAGCGAACGGGTTATTACTTTTGCCTCAGTAGCTAGCTTGGCCCCCAACGCTCCGGCAATCGTTAATGCTGTAACCTTTACGATGCCCGGAACTGGTAGTATTGTCGGTACAGCAGGCGCCACTTCTAGCGTACCAGACCCAACTTTGGCTAATAATACGGCTACTGTTACCACGGTTGTCAGCGGCATAGCCAACGTTGCTACTGGCTGTGCTACGCCTGGCAAGGACGGCCCTGCTACGCTTTCGAGCACTACGATACCTAATACCTACTTCCCTGGCTCAGCTTCTGTAGCAGCAGGTGCCACTTCTATTACAGTAGGGTCATCCACTGGTAGTACAACACCTATTACAAAAGGTGACCTGCTGCTTATCATGCAAATGCAGGGTGCGCAGATTCAATTAGATAATGATAATGATTACGGGAGTAACGGTAACGGTGGAACTGGAAACCTCTCTACAAACTATACAGCTGGCACTTATGAATATGCAATAGCTGCTAATGACGTAGCTGTTGGAGGAGGTAATCTCCAATTAGCTACTGGCCTAGCTAATGCTTACCAAGATGCCAACTTTACCGAAC
The window above is part of the Hymenobacter radiodurans genome. Proteins encoded here:
- a CDS encoding anhydro-N-acetylmuramic acid kinase — its product is MNSNLHHLFTIAQKPQRRIIGLMSGTSLDGLDIALCRFEGSGPATQVQVEQFATVPYAESVKAEIRRVFAKSTIDFEHLCLLNPWIALLHADMVLDCLRTWKIAPQEVDCIASHGQTVFHAPKSQHGKPDFPNATLQIGDGDHVAVRTGILTISDFRQKHVAAGGEGAPLAVYGDYLLFSKAGEDRILLNMGGIANFTFLPGSLDVGAMFSTDVGPGNTLLDAFTQLYFPDKSYDVDGAIAAQGQVHEPLLRALLDHPFFAADFPKTTGPELFSRDYVVQAQQRSGSAGLSPADLLATLVEFSAAGIVRAIRRCFPTSDAPLTVYASGGGMHNPVLMNTLRLQLPNCRFLTTHDLGIHPDAKEAVLFAVLANESLAGSNAPLGNSRPGIPAVSMGKISFAK
- a CDS encoding class I SAM-dependent methyltransferase, with amino-acid sequence MTSSANSDPLGRALTAYLRGDKSATLTVHTNVSEDEPLPASYFFRSLWEMPELERRALEECRGRVLDLGAGAGAHALELQNRGFSVRALDVSAGAVQVMVERGVREVAHHNLFDIPATGEQFDTILMLMNGLGLVGTLEGLARFLKHARSFLAPGGQILATSSDVAYLYEDEEGALLIDLNGPYYGEIDYAMTYEGERGAPFPWLFVEASILQDYAEEAGFELEIIAEDDQQQYLACLTLNAGAHEVNQ